The genomic window AGGACCTCCGGCGCCTTCGCGCCTCCTGTCCCGTCTTCGCAGGACCTCCGGCGCCTTCGCGCCTCCTGTCCCGTCTTCGCAGGACCTCCGGCGCCTTCGCGCCTCCTGTCCCGTCTTCGCAGGACCTCCGGCGCCTTCGCGCCTCCTGCCGTCCGAGCACGACAACAAAGTGCCCCCGTCCCAATGGGACGGAGGCTCCGCGGTTCCACCCACCTTCCCGCCGCACCCCGGTCCTGGGGACGGCGGACGACTCCACGCGCGATTACGGGCGCACCCGGCCGGCGTAGCCCTGGACAGGCGTCCGCCTGGCGGCTCGGGGGAGGTGTTCAGCCCGGCGTACGGGCGGGACTTCCAGCCTGGATCCCGCCTCTCTTTCGGCCACCGTCCGGCTTACTCGTCCCCGTCATCGCCGAACGCCCACCATTATAGCACGGCCGCATGACACGGCCGCGGGGATGATGGCGGCCGTGTAACATCCGGCTGGTAGGCAAGGAGTGCCGCAGGTGGCACCGAATCTACCTGGGCTCTAACGACATTATGCTCTGCAAGGAGGCGTCGCATGGTGACAGCGCCACAGGGGTGGAGGCGCATGGCTACCTCGCTCGCGATCGTCGCCGCCCTTATCGCCGGAGTTCTGGTCGTCCCCGGCTCGGTAACGGGTTGGGCTGCGGGACCGACCACGCTCGTCTACGGCAAGTCGGGGGACGCCGACTCGCTCGACAGCCCTACCAGCACGAACGGCGAAGCCTACCAGGTCACGACGCAGATCTTCAACCTCCTGGTCCGCGCGCAGCCGGGCAAGACCGACATCGAGCCGGATCTCGCAACGAGCTGGTCCGTCTCTCCGGATGGGCTGACCTGGACGTTCAAGCTGCGCCAGGGCGTCACGTTCCACGACGGTACACCGTGGAACGCCGAGGCGGCGAAGGCCAACTGGGACCGCTGGGCGGACAAGAACAACCCGTACCACGCTGTGAAGGGCGGCGAATACGAGTACTTTGGCGACTTCATGGCCGACTCGTTCAAGGAGGCCAAAGCCGTCGATCCGTACACGCTGCAGGTGATTCTGAAACAGCCCAACTCCCCGCTGCTGCAGAACCTGACGATCATCGCCTTTCAGTTCAACAGCCCCGCGTCAATGAAGCAGTACGGCGCGGAGGGCATCGGCCAGCACCCCGTGGGCACCGGGCCCTACAAGTTCGTGGAGTGGGTGCGTGACGACCATGTGACGCTGCAGGCCAACCCGAGTTTCTTCCGCAAGGGCCTGCCGAAGACCCAGCGCCTGATCATGCGCGTGATCAAGGACAACGCCGCGCGGTACCTGGCGCTCAAATCCGGCGAGGTTCAGGCGATCGAGCTTCCCAACACCGACGACGTCAAGGCCTCGATGAGCGATCCGAACCTCAAGATCGTGTTCCGGCCTCCGTTCGACACGAGCTGGCTCAAGTTCAACATGAACAATTCGCTCTTCAAGGACATCCGGCTCCGCAAGGCCGTCGCTTACGCGATCAACCGGCCGGCGATCGTGCAGGGCCTGTACGCCGGCTACGGCGAGGTCGCCAACCAGGCCATGCCGCCCGGGATGTGGGGCCGCGCCTCCAGTCCCGACCCGATCACGTACGATCCCGCGCAGTCGAAGAAGCTGCTGTCGGAGGCCGGGTATCCGAACGGGTTCTCGTTCGACTTCTGGTACATCCCGGTCAGCCGGCCGTACTTCCCGCAGGGCAAGGAGATCGGCACGGCGATCGCGAGTGACCTCAACAAGGTAGGCATCCGGGCCCATCTGCAGACCGAGGACTGGGCCACGTACCTCAAGGACCAGAAGAGCAACCGGTTCCCGATGTACATGGCCGGCTGGATCGGTGACAACGGGGATCCCGACGACTGGCTCGGGTTCTTCTTCCCCAAGTACGACGCCACCAGCGCCCGCTGGTCGTACAACAACCCGGCGGTCTTCGACCTGATCAACAAGGCCAAGAGCGAGAACAGCCAGGCCAAGCGCGCGCAGATGTACGCCCAGGCCATGACGCTGATCTCGCACGACCTGCCCAATATCTGGTTCGCGCATGCCAAAGTGCCGATGATCGTGCGCAAGAACGTCGACGGGCTGATCGGCCAGCCCGATTCGAACGAGTACTGGGAACTGGTTTCGTCGCACTAGGACAAAAGCAGGGACGGGGGCGCGAACCCGGGTTCGCGCCCCCTCCGTATCTCTAGTCGATGGCCCGCTATATCGCCCGCCGCGCAATCGCGCTGCTCCCGATCCTGCTGGGGGTGTCCGCCGCGGCGTTCCTGATGATCCACTTGCTGCCCGGCGATCCGGCGACCGTCTACGTGGGGGACCACGCCACCCCGGGATCGGTCGAGCGCGTCCAGCACGAGTTCGGCCTCGACAAGCCCCTGCCGGTGCAGTACGGGATCTACCTCTGGAACGCGGTGCGCGGAGACTTCGGCGAATCGCTGGACAGCCACCGCAAGGTGCTGTCCGAATTCGTGCCGCGGTTCCCGGCGACGATCGAGCTGACAATCGGCGCCATCACGGTCGCGCTCTGCATCGGGGTGCCGATCGGCATCGTGTCCGCCGCCAAGCCCAACTCGATCTTCGACCGGCTCGGCATGTTCGTGGCGCTCACGGGCGTCTCGATCCCGGTGTTCTGGCTCGGCCTCATGCTGATCTACATCTTCAGCGTGTACGTCCACGCCCTGCCGACCTCGGGGCAGCTCGACGTCAACATCACGCTCGTGCCGATCACCCGCATCGACATCCTGGACGGCCTGCTCACGGGGAACTGGGCCGCCGCGGGCGACGCGCTGCGGCACCTCGTCCTGCCGAGCGTCACGGTCGGCTCGATTCCCGCCGCGATCATCGCGCGCATGACCCGGGCCTCCATGCTGGACGCGCTGCATCAGGACTACATCCGGACGGCGCGCGCGAAAGGCCTGACCGGCCCCGCCGTGATCATCGGACACGGCCTTCGCAACGCGCTCCTGCCGGTCGTGACCGTCATCGGACTCCAGTTCGGCGGCTTCCTCACCGGCGCGATCCTGACCGAGACGATCTTCTCGTGGCCGGGCGTCGGCCGGTTCATGTACGACTCGATTCTCTTCCGCGATTACCCGGTGATCCTCGCCGGCATTCTGCTGTTCTCGCTGATGTTCGTCCTGGTCAATCTGCTCGTCGACGTCCTGTACGCCTTCCTTGACCCCCGCATCCGCTACGCCTGAACGAACGGGAAGCGCGCAGGCCGCAGCGGCCCCGGCCGCGCCGGTGCGCCGGCACGCACGCTCCGCGGTCAAGATGGCCGCCCGGCGGTTCTGGGCGAATGCCAACGCGCGCGTCGGCCTGTGCATGATTCTGTTCTTTGCGCTCATCGCGATCTTCGCCACGCAGATCGCGCCGACCGGTCCGGACGACGAAGACCTGCTCGCGCGGCTGCAGCCGCCGTCGGCGCACCACTGGATGGGCACCGACAACCTCGGGCGCGACGTGTTCAGCCGGGTCCTCCTGGGCGCCCGCATCTCGATGACGGTCGGCTTCGTAGCGGTCTCCGGCGCTCTCTCCACCGGCGCGTTGCTCGGTATCACGGCCGGCTATGCCGGCGGCCGGGTCGAGAGCACGATCATGCGGATCATGGACGTGATGCTCGCCTTCCCGTCCATCATCCTCGCGATCGGCATCGTGGCCGTGCGGGGCCCGGGACTCAACAACACGATCCTGGCCGTCAGCATCGTGAATATCCCGTCGTTCGCGCGCGTCGCGCGCGCGTCCACGCTTGCCATCAAGGAGTTCGAATACGTCACGGCGGCCAGGGCCATGGGCGCCCGGCCGTGGCGGGTCCTCCTGCGCTCCATCGTGCCGAACGCCGCCGCGCCGCTCGTCGTGCAGGGATCGCTCGGAATCGGCAGCGCGATCCTCGAAGCCGCGGCGCTCGGCTTTCTCGGGCTCGGCGCACAGCCGCCGAGCCCGGAGTGGGGCGCGATGCTGGCCGACAGCTACCGGTATCTGCTCACCGATTTTTGGGCCGCTCTCGCTCCGGGGCTCGCGATCGCGCTCGTGGTCCTCTCGTTCAACCTGGCGGGCGACGGGCTTCACGACGCGTTGGATCCCCGGCTCTCGGGACGCGCATAGCGTCGAGCGCCCGGTCCGCGGCGGCCTCGCCGGAGCGGATGCAGTCCGGAATCCCGATCCCCCGGTAGGCCGCGCCGGCCAGCGCCAGGCCTGGGTGGCCGGCGAGCCGGTCCTCGATCTCCGCCACGCGCGCGAGGTGCCCCACCACGTACTGCGGCATCGTCTCACGGTGCCGCAGCACCCGCACGAAATCCGGCGTGCCGGATGCGCCGAGCAGCGCTTCCATCTCGCCGCGGACGATCGCGGCCAGCCGGTCGTCGGGAACGTCGGCCATCTCCGGCGCGAGCGCGCCGCCGAGAAACACGCGGATCAGCACGCGCCCGGCGGGGGCGCGGCCGGGGAACTTCACGCTGGCGAACGAGGCCGCGAGGATGGGGCGGCGCTCGATCTGCGGCACGACGAAGCCGAGGCCGTCGAGCGGATGCCGGATCTCGTCGCGCCGGTAGGCGAGGGTGACGCTCGCGGAAGACGCGTAGGCGATCGCGCCGAGATGCGAGGCGAGCGCGCCGTCGAGTCCCGCGACAAGGCGCGCCGCCGCCGGCGCGTTCACGGCGACGATGACCGCGTCCGCCTCGATCGGCGGGCCGTCCTCGAGCGCGACCGCGTAACGAGCGCCGTCCGCGGCCCGCGCCACCGCCCTGATCGGGGTGCGAAGCCGCAGCGTGCCCGCGGGCAGGCGCGCCGCCGCGGCGTCGGGCAGCGCCTGCATCCCGTCCGCGAGCGTCGCGAAGATGCTGAGGCGCCGGCCGGTCTGCGCCCCTCGGGCGGGAGTCCCGTGCCCCGACCGCCGCGCCGCCGCGTGGGCGAGCACGAGGCCGCGAATCACGCTCCCGTAGCGGCGTTCCACCTCGGCGAGGCGCGGCATCGTCGCCTCGAGGCTGAGCGCCGCCGCGTCTCCCGTGTAGATCGTTCCGATCATCGGCTGCGCGACGCGCTCGAACGCCTCGCGGCCGAACCGCCGGGTGACAAACGACCGAATGGTCTCGTCGGCGGCCGGCCGGCCGCGCGGCAGCACCAGGTCCATCGCCATCCGCGCCTTGCCCGGCCATGAGAACAGCGGCGAGCGCAGCCACGGCAGGAGGCGCGTCGGCGCGACCAGCCGGAACCCGTCCGGAATCGGAACGACGCGGCCCGCGCGAACGACGTAGGCGCGGCCGGCGCCGGTCTGCACCCCAACCACACCGGACGCGAGACCGAGCTGTTCGCACAGCCGCAGCGCCTCCGGCTTCTCCGTAAGAAACGAATCCGGTCCCGCTTCGACGAGGTAGCCGCCGTCGCGCTCGGTGGCGATCACGCCGCCGGCGCGGGAGCCGGCCTCGCAGACCACGAGCTCCACCCGGCGGGCCGCGTCCGCGATCCTCAGCGCCGCGGCCAGCCCGGCGATGCCCGCCCCGACCACCACGACGCGCGGCGGACGGGGCGCGGTGTCCACGCCGAGCGCGTCCGGCGACGCCTGCGCATCCTGCCGGCCGACAAGCGGCCGGCCACCATGTAACTCAAGCGGGCTAGTCCCCGCAGGGGGGTGATCTCCGATGCTGCCGGCCGTCATTCCGGGGTCATCCCGCCTGCGCCGCCACGAGGTCGGCCAGCATTCCGATGAAAGCCGGGTGGTCCATCACCGTGGCCGCCCGATAGTAGGCGACGCCGAGCTCGGCCGCCGCGGCGCGGGCCTCGGTGTCCAGGTCGTACAGCACCTCGATGTGGTCCGAGACGAAACCGATCGGCACGAACACCACCGCGCGCGTCCGGTGCGCGGCCAGGTCGCGCAGGGCGTCCTTCGCATCCGGCTCCAGCCACGGCTCGCGCGGGTCGCCGCTGCGGCTCTGATAGGCGATCTGCCACGCCGGGTGGCCGAGACGGGCGGCGACGCTGCGGGCGGACGCCGTGACTTGCGATTCGTAGCCGCTGCGCGCGCCCATCGCGGCCGGGATGCTGTGCGCGGTGAAGACCAGCGTCGCGCCCGCCCGTTCCTCGTCCGGCATCGCGCGCAGGACGGCGGCGACGCGATCCGCCTGGGCGCCGACAAACCCCGGATGCTCGAACCACGGGCCGAGGTAGTCGACCGCCGGCGCCTGCGCGCCCACGCGGGTTTGAGCGTCGACGACATT from bacterium includes these protein-coding regions:
- the hemH gene encoding ferrochelatase, with amino-acid sequence MSGTRVPGAGRYDAVLLIGYGAPERPEDVRPYLAAILHGRRVPPERLEEVAHHYDVFGGRSPLTELTRRQAAALEATLRARDFALPVYVGMRNWTPYLHETLAAMRDTGVRRAIGIVMAPHRSYASWEQYQENVVDAQTRVGAQAPAVDYLGPWFEHPGFVGAQADRVAAVLRAMPDEERAGATLVFTAHSIPAAMGARSGYESQVTASARSVAARLGHPAWQIAYQSRSGDPREPWLEPDAKDALRDLAAHRTRAVVFVPIGFVSDHIEVLYDLDTEARAAAAELGVAYYRAATVMDHPAFIGMLADLVAAQAG
- a CDS encoding ABC transporter substrate-binding protein; the encoded protein is MATSLAIVAALIAGVLVVPGSVTGWAAGPTTLVYGKSGDADSLDSPTSTNGEAYQVTTQIFNLLVRAQPGKTDIEPDLATSWSVSPDGLTWTFKLRQGVTFHDGTPWNAEAAKANWDRWADKNNPYHAVKGGEYEYFGDFMADSFKEAKAVDPYTLQVILKQPNSPLLQNLTIIAFQFNSPASMKQYGAEGIGQHPVGTGPYKFVEWVRDDHVTLQANPSFFRKGLPKTQRLIMRVIKDNAARYLALKSGEVQAIELPNTDDVKASMSDPNLKIVFRPPFDTSWLKFNMNNSLFKDIRLRKAVAYAINRPAIVQGLYAGYGEVANQAMPPGMWGRASSPDPITYDPAQSKKLLSEAGYPNGFSFDFWYIPVSRPYFPQGKEIGTAIASDLNKVGIRAHLQTEDWATYLKDQKSNRFPMYMAGWIGDNGDPDDWLGFFFPKYDATSARWSYNNPAVFDLINKAKSENSQAKRAQMYAQAMTLISHDLPNIWFAHAKVPMIVRKNVDGLIGQPDSNEYWELVSSH
- a CDS encoding ABC transporter permease, with amino-acid sequence MARYIARRAIALLPILLGVSAAAFLMIHLLPGDPATVYVGDHATPGSVERVQHEFGLDKPLPVQYGIYLWNAVRGDFGESLDSHRKVLSEFVPRFPATIELTIGAITVALCIGVPIGIVSAAKPNSIFDRLGMFVALTGVSIPVFWLGLMLIYIFSVYVHALPTSGQLDVNITLVPITRIDILDGLLTGNWAAAGDALRHLVLPSVTVGSIPAAIIARMTRASMLDALHQDYIRTARAKGLTGPAVIIGHGLRNALLPVVTVIGLQFGGFLTGAILTETIFSWPGVGRFMYDSILFRDYPVILAGILLFSLMFVLVNLLVDVLYAFLDPRIRYA
- the hemG gene encoding protoporphyrinogen oxidase, which codes for MTAGSIGDHPPAGTSPLELHGGRPLVGRQDAQASPDALGVDTAPRPPRVVVVGAGIAGLAAALRIADAARRVELVVCEAGSRAGGVIATERDGGYLVEAGPDSFLTEKPEALRLCEQLGLASGVVGVQTGAGRAYVVRAGRVVPIPDGFRLVAPTRLLPWLRSPLFSWPGKARMAMDLVLPRGRPAADETIRSFVTRRFGREAFERVAQPMIGTIYTGDAAALSLEATMPRLAEVERRYGSVIRGLVLAHAAARRSGHGTPARGAQTGRRLSIFATLADGMQALPDAAAARLPAGTLRLRTPIRAVARAADGARYAVALEDGPPIEADAVIVAVNAPAAARLVAGLDGALASHLGAIAYASSASVTLAYRRDEIRHPLDGLGFVVPQIERRPILAASFASVKFPGRAPAGRVLIRVFLGGALAPEMADVPDDRLAAIVRGEMEALLGASGTPDFVRVLRHRETMPQYVVGHLARVAEIEDRLAGHPGLALAGAAYRGIGIPDCIRSGEAAADRALDAMRVPRAGDPTRREARRPPG
- a CDS encoding ABC transporter permease; translated protein: MRRHARSAVKMAARRFWANANARVGLCMILFFALIAIFATQIAPTGPDDEDLLARLQPPSAHHWMGTDNLGRDVFSRVLLGARISMTVGFVAVSGALSTGALLGITAGYAGGRVESTIMRIMDVMLAFPSIILAIGIVAVRGPGLNNTILAVSIVNIPSFARVARASTLAIKEFEYVTAARAMGARPWRVLLRSIVPNAAAPLVVQGSLGIGSAILEAAALGFLGLGAQPPSPEWGAMLADSYRYLLTDFWAALAPGLAIALVVLSFNLAGDGLHDALDPRLSGRA